One region of Metallosphaera sedula DSM 5348 genomic DNA includes:
- a CDS encoding FAD-dependent oxidoreductase — MPESLVVLGGGAAGMSAASRARRLRPDLRITVIESTKMVSHAPCGIPYFVEGLFDDENLFMTYTPSYFERERKIEVLTNTVAKEVDLDSRVVRTDNGKALEYDWLVVSLGALPKTLPNVKGNRVYYVHHPAHAVEIRERLWSMNKIAVIGGGILGVEMAEALSAVGKKVVLIHRGPYILNKMLDQDLGDVVTKLVQGKVELHLNESTEEIGENYVKTDKGKYQVDGVVLALGVTPNVAMFKEKLQLGTTGAIKTNSRMETSVKGVYAAGDVAETTHVVSRREVWMPFAPVANKMGFVAGSNIGGKVTEFPGTVGNMITKFQDMFIGKVGLNEIEAKEVGFRPISATIKSKTRARYYPGAKDIYVKLVADEDSKRILGGQIVGGEEVLGRLDSVSVALMKQLTVEEMFFAEMGYLPAISQVWDPLTVAARQLLKA; from the coding sequence ATGCCTGAGAGTCTTGTGGTACTAGGTGGGGGAGCGGCCGGGATGAGCGCCGCATCCAGGGCGAGGAGACTTAGGCCTGACCTGAGAATTACGGTTATTGAGTCCACGAAAATGGTGAGTCATGCACCCTGTGGGATACCATACTTCGTGGAGGGTTTGTTCGACGACGAGAACCTCTTCATGACCTATACTCCCTCATATTTTGAGAGGGAGAGGAAGATAGAGGTGTTAACCAACACCGTGGCCAAGGAAGTTGATCTTGACTCTAGGGTAGTAAGAACGGATAACGGAAAGGCGCTTGAATATGACTGGCTAGTCGTGTCTCTTGGAGCTCTGCCCAAGACGCTACCCAACGTTAAGGGAAACAGGGTTTATTACGTTCATCATCCAGCTCACGCGGTTGAGATCAGAGAGCGGTTGTGGTCCATGAACAAGATAGCCGTGATAGGTGGAGGGATACTTGGGGTGGAAATGGCTGAGGCGTTGAGCGCTGTGGGGAAGAAGGTTGTCCTAATCCACAGGGGGCCTTACATCCTCAACAAAATGCTGGATCAAGACCTCGGAGACGTGGTCACCAAACTTGTTCAGGGCAAGGTCGAGTTACACCTCAACGAGAGCACCGAGGAGATTGGAGAGAATTACGTTAAAACGGACAAGGGGAAGTACCAAGTTGACGGCGTAGTCCTTGCCCTAGGGGTCACGCCCAACGTGGCCATGTTTAAGGAAAAGCTTCAGCTAGGCACCACTGGCGCAATAAAGACCAATTCACGCATGGAGACTTCCGTGAAGGGCGTGTATGCAGCTGGCGATGTGGCAGAGACCACTCACGTGGTATCAAGGAGGGAAGTCTGGATGCCCTTTGCCCCTGTCGCGAACAAGATGGGGTTTGTGGCTGGTAGTAACATAGGGGGCAAGGTCACGGAGTTCCCAGGTACAGTTGGAAACATGATTACTAAATTCCAGGACATGTTCATAGGAAAGGTAGGATTAAACGAGATTGAAGCCAAGGAAGTAGGGTTCAGGCCGATCTCTGCAACCATAAAATCAAAAACTAGGGCCAGGTATTATCCAGGTGCTAAGGACATTTACGTGAAGCTCGTGGCAGATGAGGATAGCAAGAGAATTTTGGGTGGACAAATTGTGGGAGGGGAGGAAGTACTAGGCAGATTGGATTCTGTTTCTGTGGCCCTCATGAAGCAGTTGACCGTGGAGGAAATGTTCTTTGCGGAGATGGGTTACCTACCAGCGATTTCCCAAGTATGGGATCCGCTAACCGTTGCTGCTAGGCAACTTCTTAAGGCATAA